In the Acidobacteriota bacterium genome, CTTGGCCTCGCCATTGCAAAGAACATCATCGAAGGGCTCGGCGGCGCCATTACGGTGGCGACGCGGCCGGGCGTGGGCACCGATTTTCGAATCGAGCTGGGCGACGCGCCGGGGCGGGCCGAGGGATAGGCCCAGGCAGTAGGCTAAAGGCACATGGCAGGCAGCATCCTCCTCGCCGACGACGAAGAGAAGATCCTCAAGACGCTCGGGCGCGCGCTGCGCGACGATGGGCACGAGGTGACGACGGCGGCGAACGCGCGGGAGGCTACGCGATGCCTGAACGAGCGCGCCTTCGACTTGCTGGTGATCGACTTCCTGATGCCCGATCGCACCGGCCTCGACGTGATTCGCGACCTGGCCGCCGCGACGCCCGACACCGAGCGGCCGGCGATTGTCATGATGACCGCCCATGGCAGCATTGACAGCGCGGTCGAGGCCATGAAGCTCGGCGCCTGCGATTACCTGCAGAAGCCGTTCGAGGTGGACCAGCTGCTGCTCCTGGCCCGGCGCGCCCTCGACGACCAGCGGGCGCGCACCGGGCTGCGCTACCTGCTGAGTGAGCGCGACGCGGAGTTCGATCACTACGGCATCATCGGCCGCAGCCGGCCGATTCGCGACGTCATCACCCGGGCGGAGCTGGTCGCCGAGTCGAAGAGCACGGTGCTCGTGACCGGCGAAACCGGCACCGGCAAGGAACTGGTCGCGCGCGCCATTCACGCCCGCAGCGCGCAGCGCCACATGCCGATGATCAAGGTGAACTGCGCCGCCATTCCCGAGACGCTGCTCGAGTCCGAACTGTTCGGCCACGTGCGCGGGGCGTTCACCGGCGCGTCGTTCACGAAGAAAGGACGTTTCGCCCTGGCCGACGGCGGCACCATCTTCCTCGACGAGATCGGCACCATCGCCCTGAGCGTGCAGGCCAAGCTGCTGCGCGTGCTGCAGGACCGCGAGTTCGAGCCGCTCGGCGCCGAACGCACCCAGCGCGTGGATGTGCGGGTCATCGCCGCGACCAATCGCGACCTGCGGCAGTTGGTCGCCGAGGGCAAGTTTCTCGAAGACCTGTTCTATCGCCTGAACGTCATCCCCATCGAAATGCCGCCGCTGCGGGATCGGCCGGATGACATTCCCCTGCTGGTTGACCATTTCGTCCGGCGATTCGCCGAACGCACCGGCAAGAAGATTGACGGCGTTGACGAGAAGGCCATGGTGGAACTCTCGGGCTATGGCTGGCCCGGCAACGTGCGCGAACTGGAGAACACCATCGAACGCGCCGTGGTGCTCTCGACCGGATCGCGGCTGACCAGCCAGTCGGTGTGGCTCATGAGCGCCACGGCCACACCGGCGACCGCGGCGGTGCCGTCACTGAAGCTGCACCAGAACCTCGAATGGGCCGAACGCGAAACCATGCGGCGGGCGCTCGAACAGGCGCGCGGCGTCAAGAAGGACGCCGCCGAACTGATGGGCATCAGCCAGCGCGCGCTGAGCCACTACCTAGCCAAGTACCGCCTTGAAGACTAGCCGCCGGGCGCCTCTCGTCGCGCGAGTGCCGCTTACGCACAGCGTAAGCGCTTACGCCGCGCGAAGGAACCGGGCGAGCGCCGGCGGCCGGCCCGGCCCCTGCGCGAGTGCCGGAATGCCGCGGCACCAGTTGGGCATCACCCTTGCTTAGGTCCTGCCAGGTGACGTCGATCCTGTCCTCTTTAGCTGATGCAGTTGCCGCGGCGGGGACGGCGCTCCTGCTGGGGGTGGCAGCAATGTCTTCCCAGCAGGACCCCGCCGCGGCTTCTGCGCCCTTCGACTCGCCTGCGAGCGGCTCCGCCGCTCACAGGCTCGCTCAGGGCAGGCCCTCTGACTCTGTTACCGAGCCACGCGTGATTGAGGTGGTGGCCAAGCGATTCGCCTTCGAGCCCGCCCGCATCGAGGTAACCGAAGGCGAGCACGTCCGTCTCGTGGTAACGTCCGCGGACGGTGTTCACGGCGTCGGCATCAAGAAGTTTCGCGTCGAGAAGACCGTGCCGCGCGGCGGCACGCCGGTGACCATCGATTTCGTCGCGTCGGCGGCAGGCGAGTTCCCCATCCTCTGTTCCGAGTATTGCGGCAATGGCCACGACGAGATGAAGGGCCTGCTGGTCGTGGCCGCGCGGAAACAGTAGCTGCAGGAGAACCCGTTGTTGATGATGCCTTCGCTCCGCTTCCTGCTGCCGGCCCTGCTGGTGGCGTGTGCCGCCGTCCCGGCGGCCGCCCAGGCTCCGGCCGACGACCCGGATCTCGATCAGAACCATGCGCAGCCCGACTACTACGTGGCGACGATGCCCACGAACCTGCGACTGCCCAAGGGAAAGTTTGCCTTCCGGCTGACGCACCGCTTCCTGCAGCCGATGGGCGACGGCGACTTCAGCGACCTGGCGGCGCGCCTGTTCGGGTTCGACAGCAGCGCGCAGATCGGGCTCGACCTGAAGTACGGCCTGTTCCGCGGCACGAGCGTCGGCATCTACCGCACCTCCGATCGCACCGTCCAGTTCTCGGGGCAGTTCGACGTCGTGTCGCAGAAGGACGCGCCGGTCGGCCTCGGCCTCAACGTCAACGTCGATGGCACCGGCAACTTCACCGACGACTTCTCGCCCGGCGTGGCGCTGGTGCTGTCGCGCGAACTTGGCCAGCGGGGCGCCTTTTACTTCGAGCCGTCGTACGTGTCTAACGTCAATATCGGCGTGGCGCCCTCGGACGAGGACTACACGGTCATGACCGGCATCGGCGCCCGGCTGCGTGCGGCCCGGAACACCTACCTGTTCCTCGAACTCTCGCCCAGGGTGGCCGGTTACAAACCTGGCGTGACACTGATCAGTTTTGGTTTCGAGCAGCGCGCCGGCGGGCACCTGTTCCAGCTCAATTTCTCGAACGGCCACGGCACCACCTTGGCCCAGGTGGCACGCGGCGGCACGGCGTACGACGACTGGTACCTTGGTTTCAACCTGGCGCGGAAGTTCTTCTGAGGGATACTGATGGTGATGAACCGAACGATTGGAATGGGCTTGGCGGCAGCCATTATCGTGGCCATGACGGCGGCGGCCTGCGGCGGTGGCAGCAGCGGCGGGTCAACCCCGACCACCCCGACTCCGACGCCGCCGGCCGGCGGCACGCCGAGCAGCACTGCGACGATCACCATCGGTGCGAATGGCGCGGTCAGCCCGTCGAGCGTCACCATCGCCCGTGGCGGACGGGTCACCATGATCAACAACGACAGCCGGTCGCACGACATGGCGTCGGATCCGCACCCCGAGCACACGCAGTGCACCGAGATCAACCAGATCGGGTTCCTGACGGCGGGTCAGCAGCGCACCTCGGGCAACTTCAACACCGCCCGCACCTGCAGCTTTCACGATCACAACCTGCCCGACAATGCCGGCCTGAAGGGCACGATCATCATTCAGTAGTCGTGAACGGCCGCGATCGTCTTAGCGGCCCGTGAAGTCAGGCTGGCGCTTCTCGAGATTGGCGGCGATGCCCTCGCGCGCGTCCTCGCTCTCGAACAACCGCTGCTGGAGCTCGCGCTCGAGCGCCAGGCCTTCGTGGAAGCCCACCTCGAGCCCCGACTGCACCGCGCGCTTGATGTGCCCCACCGCCTTGCTGGCCTTGTTCGGCGGCGTGAACTGCTTCGCGTAGTCGTGGACCGCGTCGGCAAAGGACCGGCCCGCCAGCTCGGCCTCGCCCCACACGTGGTTGACGAGCCCCATGTCGCGCGCCTCTTCGAAGCTGAAGAGCGAACCGAGCGCCATGGTCTCAATCGCCTTGGCCTTGCCGACAATGCGCGCGAAGCGCTGGGTGCCGCCGGTCCCTGGCAACACGCCCAGGGCCACTTCGGGCATGCCAATCTTGCCGCCGCCCTGCCGGGCAATGCGAATGTCGGCTGCCATCACCACTTCGAGTCCTCCGCCGACGGCGTGGCCGTTGAGCGCAGCGATCACCAGCTTCGGCGTCTGCTCCAGCCGATTGAGCGTCTCGTTGGCGTGCAGGCAGAAGTAGTACTTGAAGGTGGGATCGGCGTCCTTGAGCATGCCGATGTTGGCGCCGGCGCAGAAGAACTTCTCCCCCGCGCCCGTGATCACGATCACGTGGACCGCAGCGTCCATGCGGGCCGTCAGCACGGCGGCGTCCAGCTCCTGCATCATCTCGTAGGAGTACGTGTTCGCCGGCGGGTCAACCAGCGTAATGGTGGCGACACCGTCGGCGACGGCATACTGAATCTTGTTGTGGGTCATATCGGGAGTCGGGAGTCGGGAGTCGGGAGTCGGGAGTCGGGGTCTCTCGACTCCCGGTTCCCGGTTCCCGACTCCCGGCATTATTGTTCGGTCCTGACGTACTCGAAATCGATCGGTTGGCGGTTGATGCCGCGCTGGGGCGGCGCGATGTAGTTGGCGAACTGCCCCGGCTGGTAGACCGGCGTGGCCTGGATGCTGTGCAGGTAGCGCTTGTCATCGGGCGACGGCAGCCACTCGTACTTGCGGCGTTCCCAGTCCTCGGTGCTCAGCTGGTTGCCGTACGGGTCGAAGTGCTTGGCGGCGTAGACGCCAACCTTGCGGTTGAACTTGCGCGACGGCAGCGTGATGCGCTCGGACATGCCGTGCGCTTCGAGCACGCGCTTGTTCCAGCGATCGACGCCGGCCTGGCAGTCGCCGACGTACCAGTCGCGCAGGACCTCGTTGAGGGCGTTCCTCATGGGCACTTCCTCGCGAATGATCAGGCCGCTGTCGTCCATCAGGTCGAGCACGTACATGTTGCCCGCCAGGATGTGGTCATCGTCAAACTTGTCTTCTTCGGCGCGGCCTTTCAGGCCATTCGAGAAGTACGCCGCGGCGTTGCTCGACACTTCGCTGCCGTGCAGGTCCAGGCTCTGGCTGAACCAGAAATTGACGAACTTCTGGATCAGCGGCAAGTCGATGCCGCCGTGCTTGCGGACATCGCCCGAGAACCCGGTCTCGCGCAGCAACTGGCAGGTGCGCTCGAGAATGCGGGCAATGCCGGTCTCGCCCACGAACATGTGATGGGCTTCCTCGGTCAACATGAACTTGGTCGTCCGGGCCAGCGGATCGAGCGAGCTCTCCGACAGCGACAGCAACTGCGACTTGCCGTCACGGTCGGTGAACATGGTGAAGGCGAAGAAGTCGAGCCAGGTGTCGATCGGCTCGTTGAACGCCTCGAGCATGCGGGGCGTGTCGTCGTTGCCGCTGCGGCGCTCGAGCAGCGCCTCGGCCTCTTCGCGGCCGTCGCGGCCGAAGTACGAGTGCAGCAGGTAGACCATCGCCCACAAGTGGCGGCCTTCCTCGACGTTGACCTGGAACAGGTTGCGCAGGTCATACAGGCTCGGGCAGTGCGCGCCGAGCGAGCGCTGCTGCTCGACGCTGGCGGGTTCGGTGTCGCCTTGAATGACGATCAGGCGGCGCAGCTGGTTGCGGAATTCGCCCGGCACCTCCTGCCATACCGGCTGGCCCTTGAAGTCGCCGAAGCCGATGCGACGATCGGGAACCGGCTCGGCCAGGAAGATGCCCCAGCGGTACTCGGGCAGCTTCACGAAATCGAAGTGCGCCCAGCCGGCGGCATCCACGCTGATGGCCGTCCGCAGGTAGACCTGGTGGCTGTCCTGGAACCCGGGCGGGCCCATGTCGCGCCACCAATCGAGGTAGGCGGGCTGCCAGTGCTCGAGCGCCCGCTGCAGGCGCTTGTTGCCGGCCAGGTCAACGTTGTTCGGGATCTTCTCCGCTGAAATCATGAGCGTCCCCTCTTAAGTGCGCTTGAAATCGAAGGTCGGGCGGCCTTCGCGGCCATAGGTCATGAGCGCGCCACGTTCGCCCACGGCGTTGGGCCGCTGGAAGATCCAGTTCTGCCACGCCGTCAGGCGGCCGAAGATCTTGGTCTCCATGGTCTCCGGTCCGGCGAAGCGCAGGTTGGCTTCCATGCCGGTGAGCGCATCGGGCGAAAACGCCGCGCGCGCCTCGAGCGCCATGCGCACTTCATCGTCCCAATCGATATCGTCGGGCGCCGAGAACACGAGGCCGGCGGCCAGCGCCTGTGGCGCGTCCATCGGCCCGCCGTGCGAAAGCGCCTTGTCGACCGATTCGGGCTCGCCGAGGAACCGCACCTGCAGCCGCGACAGGCCGTTGCTCATCGGGTAGGCGCCGCCGTTCATCACCGACAACTGGATGGTGTTGGGCTCGTCCGGGTGATCGAGCATGTAGACGCGATCGGCGGCGAGGGCCAGCTCGAACAGGGTACCCGCAAACGCGTTGCCGGGTTCGATCAGCGCAAAGAAGCTGCGCGAGGTGAGGTCCACGCGCTTCAGCGTGCGGCGGATGAAGCTGATGATCTCGCGCACGAGCCAGTTGGCCTGGTTGGCGTCAAGCGACGCGTCAACCGCGAGCACCGCCGCCGGGTCGCCGGTCGCGCGCAGGACCACGGTACCAATCTCCGGCTCGTTGAGGCGCAGGCGCAGCAGCGTGTCGTCCAGTTCGCGGAACGCGCGAATCGCCCACGACTGGTCGCCCGCCTTCTGGAACTCGTCGGCGGTCACCGGCTGCGGCGAATCCGGGGCGCTGATCGTCAACTCGCACACGCGCTTGGCGCGATCGATCGTCCCCTTCACATACTTGTAGGCAATGGTGTCGCCATCAATCGTGGGCGACAGGGGGCCGAGCGTGATGCCGGGGCCGGCCTTCGGACGGTCCGACAGGGCCGCCAGCTCCTGCGCGCGCTTGGCCACGGCCTCCTGGAACTTGCTGGTGGGATACACGGCATCAACGAAGCGGCCGTCGACGGCGCGCTTGCCGCGCACACCTTCCGTCAGGGTGCTGAAATCGTCGGCCAGGTCGCGGCGCACCTTGCGCTTGTCAACCACGCGGGTCAGGCCGCCGGTGCCGGGCAGCACGCCGAGGAGCGGGGTCTCGGGCAAGCCGACCGAGGCGCTGCCATCATCGACCAGCAGGATCTCGTCGCAGGCCAGCGCCAGCTCGTAGCCGCCGCCGGCGCAAATGCCGTTCACCGCCGCCATGAACTTGATGCCGCTGTGCGCGCTCATGTCTTCCATGCCGAGCCGCGTTTCGTTGGTGAACTTGCAGAAGTTCACCTTGAAGGCATGGCTCGACGACCCGAGCATGAAGATGTTGGCACCGGCGCAGAAGATGCGCGGCTTGAGGCTGCTGAGCACCACCGCGTGGACCTCGGGGTGCTCGAAGCGCAGGCGCTGCAGCACGTCGGCCAACTCGATGTCAACGCCCAGGTCGTACGAGTTGAGCTTCAACTTGTAGTCGTTCGGCCGAAGGCCGGCGTCTTCGCGCACGTCCATCGCCAGCGTCGCGACGTTGCCCTCGACGGAGAGCTTCCAGTGCTTGTACTGCTCGGGGGATGTTTCGAAAGTCACCGACGGGGCCGTTACGGTTTGTTCCACGCAGGGAGTTTACTACGTTCTTAAACGCTCGTTCAAATGTATGCTATAAAAGACGCCGGGTTGAATTTCCTCTTGTCCTTGGAATTTCAACCCGGCGTCATTCCATATGGCCAAACCCGCCGCCGCGTCCGACCGCCGAACCGAGATCCTGAAGAGCGCTGCGGCCGCTTTTCGCCGCCGCGGTTATTACGGCGCCAGCGTCGATGAGATTGCCTCGGCCCTGGAGATGACCAAGGGCAACCTCTACTACTACTTCAAGAACAAGGAAGAGATTCTCTTCGCCTGCCACGAGTATTCGCTCGACCTGCTGCTGGCACTGATGACCGACGTGCTGGCTGACACCGCGAGCCCCGAGGCGAAGCTGCGCCGGCTGGTGCTGGCATTCGTGCACCTGATTCTCGACGAACTGCACGGCACCGCGCTGACGCTCGATCCTGAAGCGTTGTCGCCGGTTTTGCTGACGCGCGTGATCGAAAAACGCGACCAGTTCGACCAGGGCGTCCGCGCGATCATCCAGCAGGGCATCGACGAGGGCCAGTTCAAGGCCGGTGACCCGAAGCTGATCGAATTTGCCATGATGGGCGCAATCAACTGGATCCCCAAGTGGTTCGCCCCGGAAGGCCCCGCCACCTCCGACCAGATCGGCGACGCGTTTGCCGACTACCTGGTCGGTGGCCTCCTCAAAAATTAGCAATCGGTTGCACTAATTTCGTACTCTCGCGGCCCGAACGTCACACGCCGGATCAATAATTCACCAGCGCAGACTTTCCCCCTTCAGCCACGAGGCCTCATGAAGCTGTTCCGAACCTGCTCGATCCTTGCGCTGTTCCTCTATGCCGCGGTAACGCCGTACGCCGCGGGCCAGGCCAGCCTCTCGGCCCTCGATGTGCCGTACACCCAAGACTTCAACACCCTGGCGTCCTCGGACACCTCGAATACCACGCCGGCCGGGTGGGAGTTTGTCGAGACTGGGACGTCAGGGGCTGTTAACGGCTTGTATACCGCCGGCAACGGCGCCGGTACCGCTGGCGACACCTACAGTTTCGGAACGAACTTCAGCTCGGAACGAGCCTTTGGCGGGCTGCAGAGCAATACCCACATGCCCACCATCGGCGCCGTGTTCGTCAATAACACGGGCCAGCCGATTACGAGCCTCGATGTCAGCTACGTCGGCGAACAGTGGCGCCTGGGCGCCGCCGGCCGCCTCGACCGGCTCGACTTCCAGTACAGTCTCGACGCCGCTAGCCTCAACACCGGCACGTGGACCGATGTCGACGCGCTCGACTTCGTCGCGCCGGTCACCACCGGCCCCACCGGCGCGCTCGACGGCAACGCCGCCCCGAACCGCACGCTAATCAGCGGATCGATTGCACTGAGCATCGCGCCTGGCGGCAGGCTCCGGATCCGCTGGACCGACTTCAATCCCACCGGTTCCGATGACGGCCTGGCCGTGGACGATTTCAGCATCACGCCGCGCGGCGACGGCCCGGTGCTGCCCTCGCTGACGATCAACGACGTTGCGGTGATGGAGGGCGACAGCGGCACCCAGACCGCCACCTTCACGGTGACGGCCTCGACCGTGCTCCACACCGGCATCTCGTTCGACATCGCCACCGCCGATGGCACAGGCATCGCGCCCGCCCAGGTCGCTGATTTCGACTACGTCGCTCGCGCCGAAGTGGACCAGTTGATCGCGGCAGGCAACACCACCTATACGTTCCACGTCACCATCAACGGCGACACCACGGTCGAAGCCCACGAAATCTTCTTCGTCAATCTCTCGGGCGTCACCGGCGCGACGATTGCCGACGGCCAGGGTCTCGGCACCATCACGAACGACGATGTGGCGCCGCCGGTGGTGTCGGACGTCGTGATCAGCCAGGTCTACGGCGGTGGCGGCAATTCGGGTGCGCCGCTCGGCCGCGACTTCATCGAGCTGTTCAACGCCGGCACCTCCGTGGTCAGCCTGGCAGACTGGTCGGTCCAGTACGCCAGCGCGACGGGCACGACTTGGTCCGTCACGAACTTGACCGGCACCATTGCCCCTGGCGGGTACTACCTGGTCCAGCAGGCGGTCAATCCCGGCAACCCGAGCGCCCCGGCGCTGCCAATAACACCCGATGCGATCGGCACCATCGGCATGGCGACCGGCGCCGGCAAGGTGGCCCTCGTGTCCTCGACGACGGCCATTGCCGGCGCGTGTCCGGTCAGCGGTGTCGTGGATTTGGTCGGCTACGGTACTACCGCCAACTGCTTTGAAGGCACGGCGGCGGCGGCGGCGCCGAGCAATACCACTGCGGGCTTCCGCAAGCGCGGCGGCTGCTACGACTCCGATCACAACAACGTCGACTTCGCGATCAACCAACCGGGCCCGCGCAACAGCGCCTCGCCCGCGCGCAGCTGCACGCCCATCACCGTGGCGATCCACGACCTCCAGGGCAACGGCCTGACCACGCCGTTCTTCGATCAGGACGTGCTCACGACCGGCATCGTCACCGGCAAGAAGAGCAACGGCTTCTTCATGCAGTCGCCGCCGGCCGGATACGACGCCGACCCGATGACGTCGGAAGCGTTGTTCGTGTTCACCGGCGCGACGCCCGCGGTCGTGGCCGGTGACGAGGTGACCGCCCGCGGCACCGCCACCGAGTACTTCTCGCTGACCCAGGTCGAAGCCTCGCTGCCCGGCGACCTCACGATCGTGTCGACAGGGAACGCGCTGCCGGCCCCGATCACGCTGACGGCGGCCATGCTCGATCCAGCCGGTGCGCCGCAGCAGCTCGAGCCCTACGAGGGCATGCGCATCGCCGCGGCCGCGCTCGTCTCGGTGGCGCCAACCGACGGCTTCGGCGAGATCGCCGCCGTGCTTCCCGGTGTGCCACGGCCCATGCGGGAGCCCGGCATTCCGCTGTCGGATCCGGTGCCGCCGGATCCGACCTCCGGCGTGCCCGATTGCTGCATTCCGCGGTTTGATGGGAATCCGGAACGCATCTTCATCGACACCGAAGGTCTCGCCGGCATGTCGGTGACCTCGGTGACGTCGAACGTCACGCTGGGGAATGTCCTGGGCCCGCTGGACTTCTCTTTCGGCGCCTACAAGATCCTGCCGGAGGTCGCGCCCACCGTCAGCGCCAACATGACTGGCGTGCCAGTGCCGACGCCGTTGGCTGGCGAGTTCACGGTGGCCGGCTTCAACATCGAGAACTTCGGCGGCGACGCGACTCGCCTGCAGAAGGCGTCGCGCGCGATTCGCGAGTTGATGCGCTCGCCCGACGTCATCGGCCACATCGAGATCCTCAACGAGGCGGCACTGCAGGCGCTGGCCGACCAGGTGAACCACGACGCGATCGCCGCGGGTGAGCCCGATCCCAACTATCAGGCGCGACTGGTCCTCGGCCCGCCCATCAATGGCCAGCCGTCAGTGCAGAACCTTGGCTTCCTCGTCAAGACCTCGCGCGTGCGCATCGACTCGGTGAGCCAGGAGCCGGCTGGCTCGTACACGCCTCCCGGCAGCACGTCGTCGGCGGTCTTGTATGACCGCCCGCCATTGGTGCTGCGGGCAACGGCTGACGCCGAGGGCGTCAACCCCCGTCCCATGATCGTGGTCGTCAATCACTTGCGCTCGTTCATCAGCATCGCGGTGGTGGGTATCGAAGGCGATCGGGTGCGAGCTAAGCGCACGGCGCAGGCTGAGGCCACGGCGCAGTTGCTGCAGGACCTGCAAACCGACAACCCGGGAGTGGCGGTGATCTCGGTGGGCGACTACAACGCCTACGAGTTCAACGACGGCTACACCGACCCGATGTCGATCATCACGGGCTCACCCACTCCCGACGACCAGATCGTCGTCGATGCCAGCCCCGACCTGGTCGATCCCAACTACATCAACCTGACCGGCGGGCTCCCGGCCGGCGAGCGCTACAGCTTCATCTTCGAGGGGACGCCGCAGGCGCTGGATCACGTCCTGGTCAATACCGTCGCGAACGGCTACCTGCAGGGTTACGCGATCGCACGCGGCAACGCGGACTTCCCGGCCAGCGCCGCGTTCACTGCCGACCCGACGCGGCCAGAGAGATCCTCGGATCACGACATGCCGGTCGCCTACTTCCGCTTCCCGCCGCCCTCTGCCGACCTGGCGGTCAGCATCGTCGCCGACGCGGCCACGGCTGCCGCGGGCGGCTCGGTCACCTACACGGTGACCGTGACCAATAACGGCGGCTCGCCCGCGCAGAACGTGGTCGTGAGCGCGAACGCCACGACCACCACCTACGCATCGATGGCGGCGGGCGCCGTGGAAACGTTCACCTTCAGCGCGTTGGTCGGCTGCGATGCACCGAACGCCACGCTGTTCACCGCCACGGCGTCAGTCGTCTCCGATACGGCCGACCCGGGGCCGGCTAACAACAGCGCCGCCGCTTCGGTGGTGGTCACCAATGCCCCGCCCACGTTGAGCGGAATCACGACCAGCACGTCGGTGCTCTGGCCGGCCAATCACCAGATGGTCGATGTCATCATCCGCTACACCGCCGCCGATCAGTGTGGGCTGGTGGTGACCGGGTTGTCGGTGACGAGCAACGAGCCGATCAACGGCGCCGGTGACGGCAACACCGCTCCGGATTGGGAAGTCATCGACGCCAACCTGATCCGGTTGCGGGCGGAACGCGCCGGCGGCGGCGCGGGGCGCATCTACACCGTGGCGATCACGGCCACCGATGCGGCGGGCCAGGCCACCCAGTCGTCGGTGGCCATCACGGTGCCGCACAGCCGCAAGTAGCGAACACGACCGCGACGGTCACCAGGGGCCGGAGGGTTTCCTCCGGCCTCAGGGGTTGAGCCGGACCCGCCGAATCGTCCACACGGTGTCTTCGCCGGCGGCTTCGCCCTGCATGAAACCCAGGGTGTCGCCGCACACGGCCATGGGCATGGGCGCCGCGCCAACCGGCAGCGTCACGTCGATTGCGCGCAGGCGCGTCACCGCCCGGCCGTTCGCATCGAGAGTCAGCCGGACGAGGCGGCGGACACCGTCCGCGGTGGTCTGCAGTCCCACGAACCCGGTGCCATGACGGCGCAGCCGATCGAACCCGGCCAGCGCGATCGTCTTCGGGGCCGTCACGGGGCTCACCGCCCGCGTGCGCAGATCGATGGCCAGCAAGCCGTCGCGATGCGAGACGTAGGCCACGTTGTCGCGGCGGCCCAGGGTGAGGCTGAGCGGCACGACGTCGCCCAGGCTGGCCAACACCGTCAACTGAGTAGCGGCTGGCCTCAGTACCAGGACGCGGCGCTGCGCGGTGTCGAGCACCAGTACGGCCCCAGACCCCGCCATCGCCACATCGACCGGCTGCGCGGGCACGAGCGACTCGGGAACCGCGAAGCTTGCCAGCGGCCGGCCGGAGATGAGCTGCACCCGATGCAGGGTGGCGCCGCGGCCATCGCCTTCCGCGGTGGCGACCCAGAGGCTGCCGTTGGTCGTGTCGATGTCGAGGGCCGTGACGTCCAGGAAGCCGGCCACCTCGGCGCGCGTCAAGTCGGTGGCGTGATCGCTGCCTTCGGCCACGATCTGCAACTTGCGGCCGGGCCGGTCGCCGAACACGAAGCGCTTCGACACCGCATCGCACACCAGGCCCCCGGGCGCGAACGCGGCGCTGGTAAATCGCCCGGCCTCTTCGATGGCCAAAGGTGCCAGGGGTGCCAAAGGGGC is a window encoding:
- a CDS encoding sigma-54 dependent transcriptional regulator; this encodes MAGSILLADDEEKILKTLGRALRDDGHEVTTAANAREATRCLNERAFDLLVIDFLMPDRTGLDVIRDLAAATPDTERPAIVMMTAHGSIDSAVEAMKLGACDYLQKPFEVDQLLLLARRALDDQRARTGLRYLLSERDAEFDHYGIIGRSRPIRDVITRAELVAESKSTVLVTGETGTGKELVARAIHARSAQRHMPMIKVNCAAIPETLLESELFGHVRGAFTGASFTKKGRFALADGGTIFLDEIGTIALSVQAKLLRVLQDREFEPLGAERTQRVDVRVIAATNRDLRQLVAEGKFLEDLFYRLNVIPIEMPPLRDRPDDIPLLVDHFVRRFAERTGKKIDGVDEKAMVELSGYGWPGNVRELENTIERAVVLSTGSRLTSQSVWLMSATATPATAAVPSLKLHQNLEWAERETMRRALEQARGVKKDAAELMGISQRALSHYLAKYRLED
- the boxB gene encoding benzoyl-CoA 2,3-epoxidase subunit BoxB, producing MISAEKIPNNVDLAGNKRLQRALEHWQPAYLDWWRDMGPPGFQDSHQVYLRTAISVDAAGWAHFDFVKLPEYRWGIFLAEPVPDRRIGFGDFKGQPVWQEVPGEFRNQLRRLIVIQGDTEPASVEQQRSLGAHCPSLYDLRNLFQVNVEEGRHLWAMVYLLHSYFGRDGREEAEALLERRSGNDDTPRMLEAFNEPIDTWLDFFAFTMFTDRDGKSQLLSLSESSLDPLARTTKFMLTEEAHHMFVGETGIARILERTCQLLRETGFSGDVRKHGGIDLPLIQKFVNFWFSQSLDLHGSEVSSNAAAYFSNGLKGRAEEDKFDDDHILAGNMYVLDLMDDSGLIIREEVPMRNALNEVLRDWYVGDCQAGVDRWNKRVLEAHGMSERITLPSRKFNRKVGVYAAKHFDPYGNQLSTEDWERRKYEWLPSPDDKRYLHSIQATPVYQPGQFANYIAPPQRGINRQPIDFEYVRTEQ
- a CDS encoding cupredoxin domain-containing protein, giving the protein MSSQQDPAAASAPFDSPASGSAAHRLAQGRPSDSVTEPRVIEVVAKRFAFEPARIEVTEGEHVRLVVTSADGVHGVGIKKFRVEKTVPRGGTPVTIDFVASAAGEFPILCSEYCGNGHDEMKGLLVVAARKQ
- the boxC gene encoding 2,3-epoxybenzoyl-CoA dihydrolase, coding for MEQTVTAPSVTFETSPEQYKHWKLSVEGNVATLAMDVREDAGLRPNDYKLKLNSYDLGVDIELADVLQRLRFEHPEVHAVVLSSLKPRIFCAGANIFMLGSSSHAFKVNFCKFTNETRLGMEDMSAHSGIKFMAAVNGICAGGGYELALACDEILLVDDGSASVGLPETPLLGVLPGTGGLTRVVDKRKVRRDLADDFSTLTEGVRGKRAVDGRFVDAVYPTSKFQEAVAKRAQELAALSDRPKAGPGITLGPLSPTIDGDTIAYKYVKGTIDRAKRVCELTISAPDSPQPVTADEFQKAGDQSWAIRAFRELDDTLLRLRLNEPEIGTVVLRATGDPAAVLAVDASLDANQANWLVREIISFIRRTLKRVDLTSRSFFALIEPGNAFAGTLFELALAADRVYMLDHPDEPNTIQLSVMNGGAYPMSNGLSRLQVRFLGEPESVDKALSHGGPMDAPQALAAGLVFSAPDDIDWDDEVRMALEARAAFSPDALTGMEANLRFAGPETMETKIFGRLTAWQNWIFQRPNAVGERGALMTYGREGRPTFDFKRT
- a CDS encoding enoyl-CoA hydratase/isomerase family protein; this translates as MTHNKIQYAVADGVATITLVDPPANTYSYEMMQELDAAVLTARMDAAVHVIVITGAGEKFFCAGANIGMLKDADPTFKYYFCLHANETLNRLEQTPKLVIAALNGHAVGGGLEVVMAADIRIARQGGGKIGMPEVALGVLPGTGGTQRFARIVGKAKAIETMALGSLFSFEEARDMGLVNHVWGEAELAGRSFADAVHDYAKQFTPPNKASKAVGHIKRAVQSGLEVGFHEGLALERELQQRLFESEDAREGIAANLEKRQPDFTGR
- a CDS encoding TetR/AcrR family transcriptional regulator; protein product: MAKPAAASDRRTEILKSAAAAFRRRGYYGASVDEIASALEMTKGNLYYYFKNKEEILFACHEYSLDLLLALMTDVLADTASPEAKLRRLVLAFVHLILDELHGTALTLDPEALSPVLLTRVIEKRDQFDQGVRAIIQQGIDEGQFKAGDPKLIEFAMMGAINWIPKWFAPEGPATSDQIGDAFADYLVGGLLKN
- a CDS encoding DUF5777 family beta-barrel protein, translating into MMPSLRFLLPALLVACAAVPAAAQAPADDPDLDQNHAQPDYYVATMPTNLRLPKGKFAFRLTHRFLQPMGDGDFSDLAARLFGFDSSAQIGLDLKYGLFRGTSVGIYRTSDRTVQFSGQFDVVSQKDAPVGLGLNVNVDGTGNFTDDFSPGVALVLSRELGQRGAFYFEPSYVSNVNIGVAPSDEDYTVMTGIGARLRAARNTYLFLELSPRVAGYKPGVTLISFGFEQRAGGHLFQLNFSNGHGTTLAQVARGGTAYDDWYLGFNLARKFF